Proteins encoded by one window of Primulina huaijiensis isolate GDHJ02 chromosome 1, ASM1229523v2, whole genome shotgun sequence:
- the LOC140980381 gene encoding lactoylglutathione lyase GLX1-like — MADAASLIVPIDEQLEWAKHEEEKQLEWAKHDKRRFLHAVYRVGDLDRTIKFYTECFGMKLLRKRDVPLEGYSNAFLGFGPEDSHFVLELTYNHGVNKYDIGTGFGHFAIASEDVYKLVEHIKAKGGTITREPGPVKGGSTVIAFAKDPDGYLFELIQRGPTPEPLCQVMLRVGDLDRSIKFYEKALGMRLLKKTDRPEQKYSIAMMGYADEYETIVLELTYNYGVTEYTKGNAYAQVAISTDDVYKSANVVSLVTKELGGKITRRPGPIPGINTKITAFVDPDGWKTVLVDNADFLNELEKQE; from the exons ATGGCCGATGCAGCATCACTAATTGTCCCAATTGACGAGCAGTTGGAGTGGGCAAAACATGAGGAGGAAAAGCAGTTGGAGTGGGCAAAACATGACAAGCGACGATTTTTACATGCTGTGTATAGAGTGGGAGACCTTGATCGCACCATCAA GTTTTACACTGAATGTTTTGGGATGAAGTTATTGAGGAAAAGGGATGTTCCCTTGGAAGGATATTCAAATGCTTTTCTGGGATTTGGGCCTGAAGACTCTCACTTTGTCTTGGAATTGACATACA ACCATGGAGTTAACAAGTATGACATTGGAACTGGCTTTGGGCATTTTGCCATTGCAAGTGAAGAT GTCTACAAATTGGTCGAACATATCAAGGCCAAGGGAGGAACCATCACTCGAGAGCCAGGTCCAGTTAAAGGTGGATCAACAGTTATTGCTTTTGCTAAGGATCCAGATGGGTACCTTTTTGAACTTATTCAACGGGGTCCAACTCCAGAACCGCTATGCCAAGTCATGCTTCGCGTGGGTGATCTTGATCGTTCTATCAAATTTTATGAGAAG GCTTTGGGGATGAGACTCTTGAAAAAAACTGACAGACCCGAACAAAAG TACTCGATAGCAATGATGGGATATGCTGATGAATATGAGACAATTGTGCTGGAGTTGACTTACAACTATGGTGTAACTGAATATACCAAAGGAAATGCATATGCACAG GTAGCAATTAGCACGGATGATGTATACAAGAGTGCCAATGTTGTGAGCCTTGTAACCAAGGAGCTTGGAGGAAAGATAACTCGACGACCAGGACCAATTCCTGGAATCAACACTAAGATCACTGCTTTCGTAGATCCAGATGGGTGGAAAACT GTTCTGGTGGACAATGCAGATTTTCTGAATGAACTCGAGAAGCAAGAGTGA
- the LOC140980378 gene encoding 5'-adenylylsulfate reductase 3, chloroplastic-like — translation MAFAVTYSSAVRTSSLSPPIDKHGAALFDSFQPSETPHFQSNAVKFSRRIRTVKPLNAEPERNDLIVPSAAKLSARETGEEVAKIDYEKLAMELENASPLEIMDVALENFGNDIAIAFSGAEDVALIEYAHLTGRPFRVFSLDTGRLNPETYKLFDEVEKRYSIRIEYMFPDATEVESLVRSKGLFSFYDDGHQECCRVRKVKPLKRALKGLRAWITGQRKDQSPGTRSEIPIVQVDPVFEGLGGGIGSLVKWNPVANVQGNDIWSFLRVMNVPVNSLHAQGFVSIGCEPCTRPVLPGQHEREGRWWWEDAKAKECGLHKGNIKEDNLNGTGNGSILVNGTAAHADLFSTPSIINLSRPGIENLLKLENRKELWLVVLYAPWCQFCQGIESSYMELAEKLAGSGVKVAKFRADGDEKAFAQQELQLESFPTILFFPKHSRPVKYPTEQRDVDSLMAFVNALR, via the exons ATGGCTTTTGCTGTTACTTATTCATCAGCAGTTCGTACCTCGTCTTTATCTCCTCCGATTGACAAGCACGGAG CTGCACTGTTCGATTCATTTCAACCGTCGGAAACGCCGCATTTCCAATCAAATGCCGTGAAATTCTCACGGAGAATCCGCACCGTTAAGCCGTTGAACGCTGAACCGGAGAGGAATGATTTGATTGTCCCCTCAGCGGCAAAGTTATCCGCTCGCG AAACGGGTGAGGAAGTTGCCAAGATCGACTATGAAAAATTGGCTATGGAGCTTGAAAATGCTTCGCCTTTGGAGATTATGGACGTGGCACTCGAGAACTTTGGAAACGATATCGCAATTGCTTTTAG TGGTGCAGAGGATGTTGCTTTGATTGAGTACGCGCATTTAACTGGTCGACCATTCAGGGTTTTCAGCTTAGATACAGGGAGATTGAACCCAGAAACGTACAAATTGTTCGATGAAGTCGAGAAACGGTACAGCATTCGAATAGAGTACATGTTCCCGGATGCCACTGAAGTTGAGTCCTTGGTCAGAAGCAAAGGGCTTTTTTCTTTCTATGACGATGGCCACCAGGAGTGCTGCCGAGTAAGGAAAGTTAAACCTTTAAAAAGGGCTCTCAAAGGGTTGCGAGCATGGATAACAGGCCAACGTAAAGATCAATCCCCCGGGACTCGATCAGAAATCCCCATCGTGCAGGTTGACCCTGTTTTTGAGGGCTTGGGTGGTGGGATTGGCAGCTTGGTAAAGTGGAATCCTGTTGCAAATGTTCAGGGAAACGACATCTGGAGTTTCCTTCGGGTCATGAACGTGCCGGTAAACTCGTTGCATGCTCAAGGCTTTGTCTCAATAGGATGTGAGCCTTGTACCAGGCCGGTACTACCTGGTCAGCATGAGAGAGAAGGAAGGTGGTGGTGGGAAGATGCCAAGGCCAAGGAATGTGGTCTCCACAAAGGCAATATCAAAGAGGATAATTTGAATGGCACTGGAAATGGTTCCATTCTTGTCAACGGCACCGCCGCACACGCCGATCTTTTCTCGACCCCAAGCATCATAAACTTGAGCAGACCTGGAATTGAGAACCTGTTGAAGCTGGAGAACAGGAAAGAACTGTGGCTGGTTGTGCTCTACGCACCTTGGTGCCAGTTTTGTCAGGGAATTGAGAGCTCATACATGGAATTGGCGGAGAAGTTGGCAGGTTCTGGTGTTAAGGTGGCCAAGTTCAGGGCGGATGGAGATGAGAAGGCTTTTGCGCAACAAGAATTGCAGTTGGAGAGCTTTCCCACTATACTTTTTTTCCCTAAGCATTCACGTCCTGTGAAGTATCCAACAGAGCAGAGAGATGTTGACTCGTTGATGGCTTTTGTGAATGCTCTTCGATGA